In the genome of Spirochaetota bacterium, the window AGGGCATAAAGCTCGGTGTCGATAAGAACCAGGTCATCATAACGATCGAAGGGGCTGACAAGGACCAGGTCGGCGAGTTCTCAGCATATGTACGCAAGCAGCGCTCGGTCGAGCCCTATAAAGGGAAAGGCATTCGTTACTTGGGCGAGTATGTGCGCAAGAAAGAAGGCAAGGCTGCCGCGAAGTAACGAGGAGGAAGAAGGAATGAACGCGTCTGAACGATTGAAAGCATCGAAACTGCGCAGGAAGATGCGCATACGGAAACGTGTGATCGGAACTACGGAACGCCCCCGTCTTGCCGTGAGCAAAAGTCTCAAGTATATATCGGCGCAGATAATCGACGATACGAAAGGCATCACGCTCGTAAGCGCTTCGACGATAGAGAAGGATATGAAGGGCGGGAAGAATGTTGCGTCCGCAGAAGCGGTGGGGAAGCTCATCGGAGAGCGGGCGAAGCAGAAGAATATCGTGAAAGTAGTGTTTGACCGCAGCGGGTTCAGTTATCAGGGCAAGCTCAAAGCGCTTGCCGATGCTGCCCGGGCGGCAGGCCTCGCGTTCTAGTGTAGTCGGGTAAGGAGTACAGAGTGGCCAAGCGCAATCGTGATAGGGACCAGGAATTCGGTCAGGAAGAGAAGAAGGAATTCGAGGAAAAGGTGATCGCGTTGAAGCGCGTTGCAAAAGTCGTCAAGGGCGGACGCCGCTTCAGCTTTTCGGCGCTCATCGTGCTCGGCAACAGACTGGGCAAAGTGGGACTCGGTTTCGGTAAGGCAAAGGAAGTGCCCGAAGCGATACGCAAGGCCAATGATCATGCGCGGAAGTCGATGGTCGATGTATGTCTCCGCGGCGGTACGGTACCGCATGAGATCATCGGAAGGCACGGGAGCACGCGTGTACTCCTCAAGCCGGCAAGCAAAGGTACCGGTGTGATCGCGGGCGGTGCAGTACGCGCCGTTCTTGAGGTCGCCGGTGTGAAGAACATTCTGTCGAAGAATCTCGGATCGTCCACCCCGGTGAACAGCGCGAAAGCGACGTTCAATGCGCTTACCCATCTGGTGAACGCCGAATCGGTCGCAAGGAAGCGCGGGAAGACGGTCGAAGAAATATACGGTATCGCTGAGAAGACCGAGGCCGTGTCCTAACACGGGAGAAGATGATGAAAAAAGTGAAGATAGAGCTGATGAAATCAACGTTGCGGCACCTGCAGGCCCAGAAAGACACCGTGCGTGCGCTCGGGTTCAAACGGCATGTGCGTGTTGTCGAGAAAGAGCTGTCGCCGGCGGTGCAGGGCATGATAAACACCGTCTCGCATCTCGTGCGTGTAAGCGAGGTAAAGTGATCTTATGGAAAATAAGAAAGCATTGATACCCCCGAAAGGGAGCAGAAAAGATACGAAACGTGTCGGCCGCGGCACGGGTTCCGGCTGGGGCGCAACGTCCGGTCAGGGGAACAAAGGCGCGCAGGCCCGCAGCGGATATCGACGCAAAGGCGGTTTTGAGGGCGGTCAGATACCGCTCCTGCGCCGGCTGCCGAAATTCGGTTTTAACAATAAACGTTTTCAGAAGACGGTCGATGAGATCTCGTTGGCAGATCTCGATGCCATCGGGAAAGATACGGTCGATCGCGAAGTGCTCAAGGCGGGCGGTTTCATTGCGAGCGACGGCAATCGCATCAAGGTGCTCGGCGACGGGGCGATAACCCGTGCGGTAACGGTCACCGTTGATGCCGTAAGCAAGTCGGCACGGGAAAAGATAGAGAAAGCCGGCGGCAAGGTCGTTCTTATCGAGCATAAGGTTTGGCAGCGTACGCGGCCTGAAAAAGTGAAGAAGGCGAAGAAGGCGGTCAACTGATGGCAAGCCCCATCACCAACATATTCAAGATACCGGAACTGAGAAGCCGTGTTTTCTTTACGCTCGGCGCTCTCATCGTGTACCGTATCGGCGCGCACATACCGACGCCGGGCATCGACCCCGCGGCGCTGCTCGAATATTTCGAAAAGAACGGCTCGGGTCTGCTCGGTACTCTTGATCTGTTTTCCGGCGGTGCGTTGTTCAAGTTCACGATATTCGCGCTCGGCATAATGCCGTATATCACCGCGTCCATCGTTATGCAGCTCCTGACGGTGATGGTACCCGCGATAGAACGCCTTCAGAAAGAGGGCGAACAGGGTCGAAAAAAGATCAATCAATATACGCGTTATATGACCATCGTGTTCTGCGCCGTCCAGTCATTCGCTTTGGCGAATTGGATAAAGGGCATCGAAGGCGGGAGGATGGTCTATTTTGAGAACCCGGGCATCGGCTTCCTCCTTCTTGTGGTCATCACATCGGTGACCGGTACGCTCTTTCTCGTATGGCTCGGCGAGCAGATAACCGAACGCGGCATAGGGAACGGCACCTCGCTCATCATCTATGCAGGCATAGCGGCGCGCATACCGCAGACCATAGTCGAAACGGTCGCAAAGGTCCAGACGGGCGATTTCAATGCTCTCGCCATGGTGCTCATGTTCGCCATATTCGCCGTCGTCATTTTCTTCGTCGTGTTCGAGGAAAGCGGCCAGCGACGTATCCCGGTACAGTATGCGAAACGGGTCATCGGGAATCGGGTCTATGGCGCCCAGAACACGCATATCCCGTTCAAGATCAATCCGTCCGGTGTTATTCCCATTATATTCGCCTCTGCCATCATCATGCTGCCTGCGCAGCTTTCGAGCATTGTGCATGCGAAGTGGCTGAACGGCATCCTGATGTTCTTTGCGCATGGAAGCTGGTCTTATATCGCCATCTATTTCCTTCTCGTCATCGGTTTCGCCTATCTGTACACGTCAGTGCTTTTCAATCCGGTCGATATCGCCGAGAACCTCAAACGTTCGGGCGGTTTTGTTCCCGGTATACGCCCCGGCACGCAGACGGCGGAATATCTGCAGGGAGTGCTTTCACGGCTTACGTTCGCCGGTTCGTTCTTCCTCGCGATGATCGCCGTATTCCCCGATCTCATAATGAAAGTCCCGCTTTTTTCAAGCGCCCCGCAGTCGCTTCCGTACCTCATGGGCGGAACGTCGCTGCTTATTCTCATAGCTGTGGATCTGGACACGATGAAACAGATCGAGTCCCGGCTGCAGATGCACAACTATGACGGGTTCATGAAAAAAGTCAAGACATACAGGAGCTAGCGCGGTATGCCTGAAAAGGAGACCATAGAAGTCGAGGGTGAAGTGGTGGAATCGCTTCCGAATGCGACTTTCAGGGTGAAGCTCGCCAATGGTCACAAGATACTCGCGCATATTTCCGGGAAGATGAGGATGAATTTCATCAGGATCCTCCCCGGGGATAAGGTGATGATGGAGCTTTCGCCCTATGACCTCACGAAGGGCCGCATCATCTACCGGTACAAGTAAGGAGTTGTGCATGAAGGTTCGAAGTTCGATCAAAAAACGCTGCAGCCAGTGCCAGATAGTGCGCCGGCGCGGTGTGATCCGGGTGATCTGCAAGAACCCGCGTCATAAACAAAAGCAGGCGTAAGGAGAAAGCACATGGCACGTATAGCAGGCATCGATCTACCGCCCAATAAGCGCCTCGAGATAGCGCTTACGGCGATCTATGGGATAGGGCGTTCGCTCGCGCACGTTATCTGCGGCAAGGCGAATGTCGAGGTCGGCATGAAGGCGAAGGACCTTACCGACGAACAGATCACCGCACTGAGGGAAGCCATCGAGTCGACCACGAAGGTGGAAGGCGAGTTGCGCACCGAAGTGATGATGAACATCAAGCGGCTTAAGGATATCAAGACGTATCGCGGCACGCGGCATCAGAAAAAACTGCCGCTCCGCGGTCAGCGCACCCGTACGAATTCCCGCACGGCACGAGGCGGCGGACGCAGAACGGTCGCGGGCAAGAAGAAAGCCCCGTCGAAAGGCTAACTATGAGTATCAAGAAGGAGCAGTATCGTGGCTGACAATAAACAACAGGGCATGACCGAGGCGCAGAAACTCGTTGCGAAGAAAGAGGCTGACGCCATAGCCCGGAAGAAGAAAGCGAGGAAGATCGAATCGTTCGGATATGTCCATATCCATGCGAGCTTTAACAATACGATCGTAACGGTGACTGACCGCAAGGGCAATGCCATCGTGTCGTCATCGTCGGGTGCCTGCGGGTTCAAGGGGTCGAAGAAATCGACACCGTTCGCGGCACAGGTGGCGAGCGAGCGTGCCGGCCACAAGGCGTTCGATGTCGGCGTACGCGAGGTCGACGTGCGAGTGAAGGGCCCGGGCATGGGCCGCGAGTCCGCGATACGCGCGCTTGAAGCGAGCGGCCTCAAAGTGCTCGCAATAAAGGACGTTACGCCGCTTCCGCATAATGGATGCCGACCGCGCAAGCGTCGGCGTGTATAGGAGTGTAAGGAGAGACCATGGCACGAACTACCCATTCCGTCTGCAGGCTCTGCAGGCGTGAAAAAACAAAATTGATGCTGAAGGGCGACCGATGCCTGTCGGCGAGATGTGCGATAACGAAGAAACGCGATATACCGGGGCCGAAGAACCGGCGGATGAAACAGCTTTCCGAGTTCGGCGTTCAGCTTCGCGAGAAGCAGAAGGTAAAACGCGTGTACGGCGTGCTCGAGCGGCAGTTCCGCAATATGTACCGGGAAGC includes:
- the rplR gene encoding 50S ribosomal protein L18 → MNASERLKASKLRRKMRIRKRVIGTTERPRLAVSKSLKYISAQIIDDTKGITLVSASTIEKDMKGGKNVASAEAVGKLIGERAKQKNIVKVVFDRSGFSYQGKLKALADAARAAGLAF
- the rpsE gene encoding 30S ribosomal protein S5, with the translated sequence MAKRNRDRDQEFGQEEKKEFEEKVIALKRVAKVVKGGRRFSFSALIVLGNRLGKVGLGFGKAKEVPEAIRKANDHARKSMVDVCLRGGTVPHEIIGRHGSTRVLLKPASKGTGVIAGGAVRAVLEVAGVKNILSKNLGSSTPVNSAKATFNALTHLVNAESVARKRGKTVEEIYGIAEKTEAVS
- the rpmD gene encoding 50S ribosomal protein L30, translated to MKKVKIELMKSTLRHLQAQKDTVRALGFKRHVRVVEKELSPAVQGMINTVSHLVRVSEVK
- the rplO gene encoding 50S ribosomal protein L15; this translates as MENKKALIPPKGSRKDTKRVGRGTGSGWGATSGQGNKGAQARSGYRRKGGFEGGQIPLLRRLPKFGFNNKRFQKTVDEISLADLDAIGKDTVDREVLKAGGFIASDGNRIKVLGDGAITRAVTVTVDAVSKSAREKIEKAGGKVVLIEHKVWQRTRPEKVKKAKKAVN
- the secY gene encoding preprotein translocase subunit SecY; its protein translation is MASPITNIFKIPELRSRVFFTLGALIVYRIGAHIPTPGIDPAALLEYFEKNGSGLLGTLDLFSGGALFKFTIFALGIMPYITASIVMQLLTVMVPAIERLQKEGEQGRKKINQYTRYMTIVFCAVQSFALANWIKGIEGGRMVYFENPGIGFLLLVVITSVTGTLFLVWLGEQITERGIGNGTSLIIYAGIAARIPQTIVETVAKVQTGDFNALAMVLMFAIFAVVIFFVVFEESGQRRIPVQYAKRVIGNRVYGAQNTHIPFKINPSGVIPIIFASAIIMLPAQLSSIVHAKWLNGILMFFAHGSWSYIAIYFLLVIGFAYLYTSVLFNPVDIAENLKRSGGFVPGIRPGTQTAEYLQGVLSRLTFAGSFFLAMIAVFPDLIMKVPLFSSAPQSLPYLMGGTSLLILIAVDLDTMKQIESRLQMHNYDGFMKKVKTYRS
- the infA gene encoding translation initiation factor IF-1, which produces MPEKETIEVEGEVVESLPNATFRVKLANGHKILAHISGKMRMNFIRILPGDKVMMELSPYDLTKGRIIYRYK
- the rpmJ gene encoding 50S ribosomal protein L36, with translation MKVRSSIKKRCSQCQIVRRRGVIRVICKNPRHKQKQA
- the rpsM gene encoding 30S ribosomal protein S13, producing the protein MARIAGIDLPPNKRLEIALTAIYGIGRSLAHVICGKANVEVGMKAKDLTDEQITALREAIESTTKVEGELRTEVMMNIKRLKDIKTYRGTRHQKKLPLRGQRTRTNSRTARGGGRRTVAGKKKAPSKG
- the rpsK gene encoding 30S ribosomal protein S11; the encoded protein is MTEAQKLVAKKEADAIARKKKARKIESFGYVHIHASFNNTIVTVTDRKGNAIVSSSSGACGFKGSKKSTPFAAQVASERAGHKAFDVGVREVDVRVKGPGMGRESAIRALEASGLKVLAIKDVTPLPHNGCRPRKRRRV